A single region of the Pan troglodytes isolate AG18354 chromosome 18, NHGRI_mPanTro3-v2.0_pri, whole genome shotgun sequence genome encodes:
- the UBALD1 gene encoding UBA-like domain-containing protein 1: MSVNMDELKHQVMINQFVLTAGCAADQAKQLLQAAHWQFETALSAFFQETNIPYSHHHHQMMCTPANTPATPPNFPDALTMFSRLKASESFHSGGSGSPMAATATSPPPHFPHAATSSSAASSWPTAASPPGGPQHHQPQPPLWTPTPPSPASDWPPLAPQQATSEPRAHPAMEAER, encoded by the exons ATGTCCGTGAACATGGACGAGCTCAAGCACCAGGTCATGATCAACCAGTTCGTGCTGACGGCGGGCTGCGCGGCCGACCAGGCGAAGCAACTGCTGCAGGCGGCCCACTGGCAGTTCGAG ACAGCCCTCAGCGCCTTTTTCCAGGAGACCAACATCCCCTacagccaccatcaccaccagatG ATGTGCACCCCCGCCAATACCCCTGCTACACCCCCCAACTTCCCCGACGCTCTCACCATGTTCTCCCGTCTCAAGGCCTCCGAGAGCTTCCACAGCGGTGGCAGCGGCAGCCCGATGGCCGCGACAGCCACGTCACCCCCGCCACACTTCCCCCATGCCGCCACCAGCAGCTCTGCGGCCTCCAGCTGGCCCACGGCGGCCTCGCCCCCGGGGGGCCCACAGCACCACCAGCCACAGCCGCCCCTGTGGACTCCAACACCCCCTTCTCCGGCTTCAGACTGGCCACCCCTGGCCCCCCAACAGGCCACCTCAGAACCCAGGGCCCACCCTGCCATGGAGGCAGAGAGATAA